CTGGGCAGTGGCCATGCTTGAGGAAAAGGGCTTTTCAATCGCAAGATCTTGCCCGGACGCTGCCGGCAAGTCTTTTCTTCGCATTTCAGACATTGCCAGGGTGGCGGACCAGCACCACTACGACGCGGTGGTTCTCGGCTGCCGGGGTGTTCGCCGCTTGGAAGAGCACTTGAATACCGCGTTCAAAGAAACCGTTTTCGACCAAAATCTGGATTTTCCCTTCTGGATCTGTCGAGAGCCGGATCTGACCCGGTCCGGCGTCCTGCTCTGCGTAGACGGCTCCAAACCCGGCCTGTGCGCCGCCGACCACGTGGGCATGATGTGCGCCACGGAACCGCGCCATGCCATTTGCGTGGCCTACCTGGCCGATCCGAACCGGCGAGACCATCGGGACGAGACGTTGATTCTGGACAATGCCGTGCGCATGCTACGGGTCAATGCCGTTGCCGAGTCGCGGATCTCCACCAAGGTGCTGGTGGAGACGGATCATGCTCAAGGCATTCTCCGGGAAGCGGAGCGTGGTCGCTACGCCGCCGTGGCCGTGGGGCGGGCCGGAACCGGGCGGGGAATGATGGCCGATTGGCAGTTCGGTTCGGTCAGCTTGCGACTGTCCCGTGAATTATGTGGCGCGAGTCTCTGGGTTTGCGGCTACCCGTGCAAACTGTAGCGCGGGGAGCGTGGCTTCGGGACCCGTGGCTCTACACTGCCCTGGCCCTGGCCCCCACGGCCTGGCTTTTGCCCGCCCCCGGGGTTTCCATGGCCCTGTGGAGGCTGGGACTGCTGGCCCTGGCCGAGGAAGTGGTCTTCCGGGGACTGCTGCAGGAGTGGCTGCGCGGGCGTACCGTGTTTTTACGAAGCTGGGGGCCGCTGACCCTGGCCAATCTTGTCGCTTCGGCCTGTTTCGCCGCGGCGCATCTGCTTGCCCAGCCACCACTCTGGGCCGCGGCCGTGTTCTTTCCCTCCCTGATTTTCGGATGGATATGGGACAGACACGGACGCATCCTGCCCTGCGTCCTGGTGCATTTTAGCTATAACCTTTGTTTTTTTCATCGATTTTAATCCCGCGACCTCGAACATCATGCACAGACGACGGTTTTTAGCCCTGGTTGCTGGCATCGCCACGCTGGCGGGCATGGGGGCTTTGAAGCTGTTTCCCTCCAGGCTGTTTGCTCAACCCG
The nucleotide sequence above comes from Desulfonatronum sp. SC1. Encoded proteins:
- a CDS encoding universal stress protein — encoded protein: MPKHENLLETMPDPNLSLRKLLICVSEDPALLHGARFVSSFFQPAEDLLIDLALTPQTDLAGNDPDRLSSPDALHWAVAMLEEKGFSIARSCPDAAGKSFLRISDIARVADQHHYDAVVLGCRGVRRLEEHLNTAFKETVFDQNLDFPFWICREPDLTRSGVLLCVDGSKPGLCAADHVGMMCATEPRHAICVAYLADPNRRDHRDETLILDNAVRMLRVNAVAESRISTKVLVETDHAQGILREAERGRYAAVAVGRAGTGRGMMADWQFGSVSLRLSRELCGASLWVCGYPCKL
- the mrtJ gene encoding JDVT-CTERM system glutamic-type intramembrane protease → MQTVARGAWLRDPWLYTALALAPTAWLLPAPGVSMALWRLGLLALAEEVVFRGLLQEWLRGRTVFLRSWGPLTLANLVASACFAAAHLLAQPPLWAAAVFFPSLIFGWIWDRHGRILPCVLVHFSYNLCFFHRF